The Festucalex cinctus isolate MCC-2025b chromosome 12, RoL_Fcin_1.0, whole genome shotgun sequence genome segment gttcatctatctatgctaGCGATGTATCGCGACAGGcagaaaaatggaaatttcttcCATTTAGATGGCACATCATTGACCAGTGGATCCATTTTGTTTGGTCGTGTGCCGAGAGATTTTTCTCAGGTGAAATTTGTGTCTTGGCTGGAAAACAATTCATCAGGCTATGTTGTCTTCTTCACCCGATACTCACCAAAACATTTTCGTGCCCAATCATGCGTCACGGTCCTCTGCTAAGACTTTGAACAGGACCAAGCACtaatttgttgaatattttaggTGTAATAAGATCATGAGGGTGAGTTCAGGGGAGGTCACAGTGTAATCGAAACCAGAACATCAGCTATACTGCACTTTTTAACACCAACGCTTGTTTAGCTATTTTGTCAACATTTACAATCTGATGTTGACTTGTTATAGgaataaaatgtaaacttgaTGGTTCTTCTCAACATTTAAACTCAATTTTTACGCTGTCATATTTTTCTATGACACTATTTGGTGTTATATTGCTTCTTTCACTTGTGATACTGTGAACATTGACACCACCCAGTTTTACTAATTTCCTCTCCATGGACAGAGgctctgaaaaaaaatgcataccaGTCGAACACGTAAGAATCTACACCTATTCACCTATTCGTCTTTTAAGGTTTGTAAGAAACATAATAGAGCGATGTGATGATGCAAAATGGCTTGGAGGCGCCCACCCACTCACCCCAAAAATGAAGCTGGGTGCTGAGTCCCTGCAGCCCCGCAATCTTTGCAATCAGGCAGTAATGCTAACAGCAACTGTTTCAGATTATGCTGCAGGAAATCCTCAGTGCTCTCTGCTCAAAACAATTTAGTCTGACATGAGTGGGTGGTGGTGGGAGGGGGACATCTTTATATTCAATCAAGCCCCATTCTGAtaacatgccccccccccccccccaaaaaaaaaaaaatgtgttgttttagcccaccgttatttaaaaaatactaatatctATTccttgcatgtttgtttgtagTGTATATTTAATCAGCAATTAAACGTGACCttgctttattttagtttttagtttctcCGACAGGATGTTTGCCATGTAGGTCTGAAAAGTGCTTGACTCTTTCCCATGGCCCAGAACCGACTACAGACAAATTCttacagagcaaaaaaaaaaaaacatggcggcaaaaaaataaaacgataaaaaaaaaaattcacctgaaacaaaaaaaacaacaaccttgcgTTTGTTTTACATCTGCTTCCATTTGCATGCTCTGCTTTAAATAACACGACGTAATATATCcatatttataattaaaatgacgtgtaggttttttttcgtgaggtttcaaaaatgtttagaaTACATACGCGCAAATTCATAAtagaatgttgttgtttttaaagccACAAACATAAACGTGTTGAATAAGGCAAGACAAATGCAttacttttagttttatttgaaaCTAAGGGGAGGACCTGActaattattttaacaaaatataaattaagAAAATGGGTAGTCCACGTAAGTGTTTTGTTAAGGGTTTGCTTGTGTTTTTCATGTGCAAGAGATCATCAAAACCTCCTGTCTGGGTGATATACAGTTAAGCGCATAAAGGAATTTTAAGCTCGAATCAAATTTAACGACAGACAAGTCAGTCTATATAATAAGGTATAGGCTACAATAGTGTTATTTCATACATCAATCTGATACACTCATCAgtcctctgtgtgtgtgtgtgtgtgtgtgttttttttatccttcGTCAAATAAAACAGCGTCTTTAAGAGCCCAAATCCACAAGGCTGGAGGTTAGGGGTCCCAACAAGGAGTCCTGCAGCTGGTGCGGGTGTCCGTGCATGCCGTGCACCGGCTGTGGGGCCCCCAGGCCGGGCATGGAGTACGCGGAGGCCCCGGGGTGGACCATGTTGCCCTGGAGCAAAAGCGCAGAGTTCTGGTCGGGGCTTTGAGGGGGAGAAAATTCGTCCTCCGAGCTGGACATGAGCGACTTTCCACCGTCCAGCGGGGACAGCTGGTTCTGTTTGTTACCGCCTGCGTTGTTGTTTTCGCTGTTCTCCCTGCATGGGAGAAATGACACGGACAGCATGGCGTCAATCGGGGATTTTACGATTAATTGACATGTTTTATTTAATCATACAAAAATTTGAATCGATGATgatgaatgtaaaaaataagTTGGAGTTACCTTTCCTTGGCCTCGGCGGCTCTGTCCCTCTGCCGTCTGTTTTTGAACCAGTTGCTGACCTGCGTGGTGGTCAACCCGGTGGCCTCGGCCAGCTCCCTCTTCTCCCGCGGGGACGGATACGGGTTGTGCGTGTACCACTCCCGCAGGACCCCCCTGGACTTCTCTTTAAAGCAGTAGCTGGTCTCCTCGCCGTCCCATATCGTGCGCGGCAGCGGGAATTTCCTCCTCACCCGGTACTTCCCCACGGCGCCGAGCGGCCGACCGCGCAGCTTCTCCGCCTCCACGTAGTGCGCCTTGAGCCACAGCTGCTGCAGCTTGGGGTGATTGTGCGCCGAGAACTGGTGGCTCTCCAGGATCTTGTAGAGCTCCCGGAAGTTGCCCCGGTGGAAGGCCACCACCGCTTTCGCCTTCAGGACGCTCTCGTTCTTGTGGAGGTGGTCGCAGGCGGGGAGAGACCACAAGAAGCGGCCGAGCCGCTCCAGGTTGCCTCCCTGCTGGAGCACCTCGCACACGCACGCCACTTGCTCCTGGGTGAAGCCGAAAGACGGTAAAATCGACATGACGTCCGCGGTCGGAAAATCCTCCAAAAAGTTGAcggttttttaaaatgattctttctttcttttctcgtGGCGGTGCAAATCCTTCCGCGCCGGGCCTGCTCACTCTTCCTCTCGTCGATCTCCTGCTCCTCGCCGCGTTCCCTTCACTCTCCGGCAGATTTTGGATGTTGATTGTCGGGACAATTTGTTCCTCGAGGAGATATGTCAGGCTTAAAGGGAGCCGAGTGCGTTCCGGTGATTGGCTCTGCGTCTGCCCTGCACCCCTGTACAGCAGAGCAGCACTGACTTTTGCAGCTCCGTTTCCTCCCCAGAGGCAGCGCGTCAGGGGCTGAAATAGGAGCGCGCCTCCACCTCCACCTCCACCTCCCGCCCCCACGGCAGCTCCTAAACACTAATCAATTATTACAGACCTCTTAAAGGCCGTGTTAACATGCTTCGAATATGTGGATATTATTTAGAGTTGGGATTAATCGCTGCACACGAGCAggaatttaaacatttttttagtcGTGCAAAATTTTACCAATTACATCatcaaatatttgtttatatggtggggggggggaatgttaCAATAttgttggttaaaaaaataaaaaaataggtgtTGAGGCCTTTCTAGTAAACGCCCACCTCCCTTAATTACATACAGATTGTTGCATCTTGCACCTTTTCACAGTCTAATAATTACCGTGGCCGTTTATTTTATGGGGTGATATAATTTAATAAGTTCATGACGGTTAGGTTTGGTGTAGACTACCAGTAAGCACGTCTTTTATATGACAAACCACAACCTGCCAAACGGCCCATAGACCaccagtgtgtatgtgtgtaggggtgtgtgtgtgtgtgtgtgtgtgtgagttgtGAGACCCTGACACGATTCATTAAACGGCTGTTCACTACAAAAACAAATCTCAATGCAACTCTCAAGCATTACATTtactatcttaaaaaaaaaaaaaaaaacgaaccacTGATATGATTCATTTTGATATATAGTGCTGCACAGTCCAAAAACAATCTCAGTGCAACTCTGTCGCATTAAATTGAGAAATAGGCGTATcgtatctttttaaaaaatgaagccTGACATTTCAAATTTATATTCATGGCGTCTGTTGAATTATGTCCatgcacgtaaaaaaaaataataataatatcacgaTGAGTTATCTGTTTCCTCCtttatttttctctctcatGTTTTTGTAGGTTTGCTCCTGAATTATCATTTGTGTCGCAGAGATTAGACCGACACCGTAGTGGCTCCTGCAGCGTTTTTCGGTGCAGTTGAAACTCTAAACCGATCCATTAGTAAATGAGTTCTGGGTACCACATTGGTCCGTGTGCTGCAGCAGTTGTTGGTTCGAGCCTCAAGGATCACATTTCTCTGTCTGCACCATGCACAGTCTTGAAACCGGATTCCCCTTTTTCATATTCTTATAGAGCATGCATGGTTTTGGCTCCAAATGGATTCAACTTAACATTAAAAATAAGGCCGAAGTTTTTGGATTCATATGGTTCGCTCAAATAATTCAatagtggtttttttttgttttgtttttttacccccgAAGTGGAAGTAATCAAAATCTATTTATTCATAATAAGTGTCTCTTGTGGTCAAACTTgtctgttgtgatttttttttgtacatttatttattattgaagttatttcatttagtttttgtttttacgatTTTTATCAATATTAGTTGTTTGCAAATACAGTAATTCTATAGTATGTTTATTGAAACTAATGCAAATAACACTGTGGATGTTAAATGTCTTTTTAGAGTGCTAGAATGCGCATGGATGTCAGAGTTGTTTTGCTCAAGAGCACTTGGCCACGCTCCAAAACAAACCAGCAGCTTTCCAATAGAAGGTTGCGGGTCCTTTTTCATGCATTAGTCCAACTTCTCTGAGGAAAATATGGAAAGAAACATTAAAATTCTGccaatattaattatttttatttattgtgaacATTTGTGAGTTCACGTTTTTCAtagcagtattattattattattattattattactattattattattattgctattattattattgatatgtCCCCACAGGCGTTGTAGGGTCTTTCTCGACCCTCACTCGTGTTTGAAGGTGGAGCTTCTATATAGTCGTGGTGCTACTACCTTTTTAAATGGTGCTGACAGAgtcacattaataataataataataataatgcataagtataaaatatatattaagtcTTATCATAAAAggtacagaaacacaacaatgtGACATTGATCATATTGACATAttcaacaaagaaaaataaaacatgcaaaTGATTTGGTTTTTGCGTTGCAATCtgacctgatgtgtgtgtataaaCACATGTGGATGCACGTTGCCGGACAGTATAACAAAAGGACATATGTGACTGCCTTTGTAAAAGCTTGAGTGAATGAGCTGTGTGATGAGCAGCTCTCGGGTTTCTCTAATATCTCTACCACATTGCGACGCGCCTCCTCCTTTAACCCGAGCAGCCCGGGGGGCGAAATTATTTCAAGATGTCGACTCTCCATCGGCCACGGCCAGAGCTGAGCCCCCCACTCTCCACCCATTTTACCCCTGGAAGTAATGCAATACTCGGGGATACTACAGGCCATCGCTTGTTCGTGTTTTCTCAATATGATTTGCAGGGATTCCTCTTAAGTGTCCCGTGCAAGTGTGAGGGACAACACAATAACAAACATTTCAGCGTTCGTTTTCACCCGCTAAAATACACCTGAGCTGCCCTGTGCAATTATACCAAACGTATCCATTATTAATAATCCCATTGGGGGCAAAGTTGTTTGCGCCAAGCGTTGCCAGGGAAACCAATGAAATGCTACATTTCACTCCAGTCGAGAGGAGGGAAAATAAGAGAGGCTCGAGCGGGAACACACAAGTGTACGCTTCATAAAAACGTCACCATCAAAAGGCTTCCCCGTATAGGAGGGTttatatttgtaaaatatgGAGGAAAAGTGAAACGGCTCACAGATGGTTTTCACTCCATCTAAATCCAAAGTGCTATTTCAGCTGCATTGAGTGGAACAGCGCTGATGCTGTTTAAATTAGCCAGATAAAGTCCTGCAGGGGAGTTTAGttttgtctgactttttttttttctggccttTGCGGGAAGTGGAATAAATTCAAGAGAAAAGGATGTGCATTTCTAAGCCACTAATGTCCATGAATGTTAATTGGCAAATCAATTACGCCCTTTAGGTTTAGTGTGTTCCGTATATCCCAAATAAAAAGGCAACCCCTTCTCCCCAAACACAACACAACTGTTGACATGAGTGAGTTAAATGAAATTGGAGCTGCAATTATCAGCTTAACAGAGTTTCCTGTCATGTTGGAAAATTAGACCTGCTACAAGTGCGCTGGGCTtcgaccccccctccc includes the following:
- the LOC144031453 gene encoding homeobox protein six1b — translated: MSILPSFGFTQEQVACVCEVLQQGGNLERLGRFLWSLPACDHLHKNESVLKAKAVVAFHRGNFRELYKILESHQFSAHNHPKLQQLWLKAHYVEAEKLRGRPLGAVGKYRVRRKFPLPRTIWDGEETSYCFKEKSRGVLREWYTHNPYPSPREKRELAEATGLTTTQVSNWFKNRRQRDRAAEAKERENSENNNAGGNKQNQLSPLDGGKSLMSSSEDEFSPPQSPDQNSALLLQGNMVHPGASAYSMPGLGAPQPVHGMHGHPHQLQDSLLGPLTSSLVDLGS